In Anomaloglossus baeobatrachus isolate aAnoBae1 chromosome 3, aAnoBae1.hap1, whole genome shotgun sequence, one genomic interval encodes:
- the ERFE gene encoding erythroferrone, with protein sequence MNADGKPVPLRCVLMTISMGVLLVLLSACPACTHKNKGSKFEDTTVTVLPSLEIPALTPPQKTDNTAEKISRRGTGAQTSKLSPKYSWLFFLKNSDREAKNKRRGHDDSLRNHHPGPIGPPAPSRHQSHPINHISREKKLSQFLQLLSDVLVKQKDGEHLHGSLPTMLPAKVLAAFTCRTVSDILVESGEMKELQNYQRPLLEGSFYRGAGLNLTSGRYTAPFTGLYAFYARLQIDFQNHSQHRDPMGFLRVQLCVLSLCQENLSLQQKRSFTSMEVAATITLNGVLYIQAGQYVSLFLENRMESWLVLVKDSDFSGVLLGQ encoded by the exons ATGAATGCAGATGGAAAGCCGGTCCCCCTACGCTGCGTGCTCATGACCATTAGTATGGGGGTTCTTCTGGTTCTTCTCAGCGCCTGTCCTGCCTGTACACATAAAAACAAAGGATCTAAATTTGAG GATACGACTGTCACAGTTCTCCCGTCACTGGAGATTCCTGCGCTTACACCTCCACAAAAGACAGACAATACAGCAGAGAAGATATCGCGGAGAGGGACAGGAGCACAAACCTCCAAGCTGTCGCCCAAGTACTCCTGGCTGTTCTTTCTCAAGAACTCTGACCGTGAGGCAAAAAATAAAAGAAGGGGCCATGATGACTCCTTGCGA AATCATCACCCCGGCCCCATTGGTCCTCCGGCACCTTCACGGCATCAGAGTCATCCCATCAATCATATTTCCAGAGAGAAGAAACTTTCTCAATTCCTTCAGCTCTTGAGCG aTGTTCTAGTGAAACAGAAGGACGGGGAACATCTTCATGGTAGTCTTCCAACTATGCTCCCTGCAAAAGTGCTGGCAGCCTTTACCTGCAGGACAGTCAGTGATATTCTGGTGGAATCCGGAGAGATGAAGGAACTTCAAAATTACCAGCGG CCTCTTTTAGAAGGATCATTTTACAGAGGCGCTGGCCTGAACTTAACCAGTGGCCGGTATACGGCTCCATTCACCGGACTCTATGCCTTCTACGCAAGACTCCAGATTG attttcaGAACCATTCTCAGCACAGGGATCCGATGGGTTTTCTGCGTGTGCAGCTGTGTGTCCTGTCTCTCTGCCAGGAGAATTT GTCCTTGCAGCAGAAGCGGAGTTTCACCAGCATGGAGGTTGCTGCTACAATTACACTGAATGGTGTATTGTATATCCAG